DNA sequence from the Pungitius pungitius chromosome 3, fPunPun2.1, whole genome shotgun sequence genome:
TCTATAACAGGCGTCTTGGCTGAGCACGCTGTCATCGAGCTGTTAGAAATGTTACTGGAGTCCTCAGTAAGATTGTGAAATTGGTCTCTCAGAAGCAGCTTGCAGTTCAGCCCAGAAGAGATTGACATTTTCTTACATTCTGTCTGAGCACCATTGACATGTATGCTTTaaagaaatgtgcttttcaATGGCGCGATATTACATAGCCGTGGAAATGTATCAGACTAACGCAGTGGTAGTTTTACAGTGGAAGACACAAAAAGTCTATCTATGTGTCCTGTCCACCCTATTTGGTCAGTGCACTTAGTGAAATAGAGTATATAACACTTGTGTTGCTTTAGTAGCTCAGATATAACATCGAAATGCAGTATTTATAATCTATGATACAATTAAAGTGATCATACACTATTATCCACCATAGTTCAAATAtcctgttcatttttttatcatATGAAAACCATAATCAGTACTTATAGGCTATATATTTGTTATATGACTAGAACTTTACAAGTAATTCAGCCTCTTGCAAAGTGATTATGCGGTGCCTTATTCCTGTGCAggcaagacaaaacaaaaatatcccATAAGGCACTTGAATCAAAGTGATATGTTCATCAACATTTTTATGGAAGAAGGATTAAATCCAGAGGAGCAACACTAAAGACAAACACCTCAGCTTATCTCTCCAAAGAATAAGTGGCAGGAATATTGGGCAGACGGAGCTTCAACTAAAATTGTACTTCCCCAAAGCCTTCAAATTCAAACTGTTCCTTTTTGCCCTTATTTTaattctttaaatgtttgttaaaaGAGCACGGACACGAAAAGTTCCAGTACAGGCTGATGAAGAATATTTGAGAGACAATATGTGACTGATGGAATGGAATATATACAAGAATTTATTTTGCTGTACAAAATGTGAGGCATACACTGTGTATCCAGTGCAAACCACAAGCAATCAAGCATGCAATCGGCctatttgtaaattaaatgaGTAGCTCAAATAGAACAAATTGTTTGCATTGTCACCATGGATTCTGATTGGAAATTGTGCAATCCATGAAACACAATTcacctgtttttatttcagtgacCTTCAAAAAGATGGCCATGAAGCAAAACAGACTGATTAGATTTTGATCCTTAGAATCACATCCAATTTTTATGTCAAATACAATTTAGGAAGGAAATCTATGgttgtttatgtttatttttgggAGATAACAGAAGAGAGGGGAAGATGATTAGAATCAGTGTGCTGTCGTTATGAATCAACCTTTGTACAAACATATTTGGGCATTAAATAGTTGGcataatgtaaataatatttttgctataaaatgtttggaaaaatgAAACCTCTTTAAATAAATCAGGAAACTCTGTCTTTTGACCTGGATCCAGGATTTCAAAAAATAGAGTTTCCTGATTCATTTAAAGAGGTTTcatttttccaaacattttattatttgtccTTTGACCTGGATCTAGgatttcaaaatataaatactTCCACCAAATTCTCTTGTTATCTGTTAAACAACTCTTCATACATCTAAATTACACTGAACAAAACCTGTTATTAAAATGCATTCAAAAGTAATCAATGGAAGTAGTGGAAGAGATATTTAGCTGCAGTAACAATATAAAAGAAGTTCTCAGCAAATTGAGCCTACTTAACTTAATTATGCTGTTGGTGTTCTTTCTATGGGAACAGCTGAAATCCTGCTTAGACATCGATTCAATCACTGACAAATGGTCTCTTCTGCAACTGTCGTTAAAGATCAGATCTGGTTTGACTTGTGTGGTATTCGTTTCAAGAGAAAATTACTTAAAGATTCTTACCTAAAAAGGCGTCCATGCTTAATTGAAATATTCTCCCTAGTAACTGAACCATCCAAAGTAAAATGTATTGTGGAAAAAATGATACaggacagagaaaaaacaattaaaagtcCAACAATTTCTTGCTGTTCAGTTAAAAACCGAGCCTGtttctgacattttatattGTGGCTCAAGAGGATGTCTGGAGAAAATCTGTGGCTTACTTCATTGGATGAGCTGCAGCTTCAATGTGTTATTTGCCAGTTAAGTCTTTCTGTGTAAGGTGTCACCAATATCCCTATCACCGTGGGCCATTTGACAACTTATTTTTGTCGTTGTTGCCAATAACAATTTACAAACCGTAATTAGTCCTTAAATCCACAAAGAATGTGTCATTGAGACTTTTTATCGTTTTCAAGATTCATATTTGTAAAAACAATGTCCCTgtgggccagttgttcaaaggtaaactgatcggattttggttatcggattggatcaaatcttgaaaatgagttgttcaaaagggaaagaaggaatctgaaatccgattagatcagggaatccaatcctagttttaatctggatcaaaccttcagtttgtgttgttcaaaacttgtcagtgggatttggataactttgatccaaaaaaacaggattatcctgatcccaacagggggtaggatttcaaggtggatttcaggaagaaaatgtagtaaaactttaaaattggtcaaataatacatttgtatcatttagtgtatatacttttatttatattttgcacttgacttgtgtaaccgttgtaacagtgataaagtagacataggctaacaattaagctattcagtatagtaaagtaaaaataaaataaaaattatcgtgtccccatgaaataatcccccaaacagatttcaataaacaaaaataatatattcatttttcggtcattcatcaccgtatattaatttcaaagaaacaatcatcagagatgagcctgtcaaaaataatgtctaacaattgcatcccttactatacgtccagtcagtccctgattctgacagaccaccagaggttgggctggttcttcaacaggctcaggtgcatcacaaacatcatcacagagagggacattgcgcctggtagcgatgttgtgcaggacgatacacgcaagtattatgttgcatgctccctgtggttccactcgcaagtagttaaggcatgcaaagcgtctcttcagaattccatttaaatgctcaattgcacatcttgttttgcaatgagcagtgttgaagcgtgcctgcgcaggtgtggttgctgcaagaaaaggagtcatcagccatggtaggagtggataggcactgtctcctaatattatgccatccggtcggttggtttggagctctctgtataaagcactctctctcaggatgcgtgcatcatgaacagacccaggccacttcacgacacagtttgtgatgatgaggtcagcatcgcccacaagttggatgttgatgctgcgcctcccctttcggttgatgtactcccaatccctctcatgaggtgcttggatatgcacatgagtgcagtcaataaccccaatagtattgggcatattccccaaaagaaaaaacttgtgcttggtctgggcaatctggacatcctttggaagtgaaacaaactgattgaccaggctggccaatgcaattgacacagctttcactacatcactcagttgatttgtccactcctatattgtcaccaacaacttggtagaaagtcccagatgcatagaagcgcagagcaatgaggacctgttcttccacagacagactgtggctccttcgggttctccgttgaagttttggcctgacaaggtctgcaatgtacttaatatcagcattcccaaagcgaaagcgagcatacagttcttcagtggtgtattgctccagtggttgtgcacgctcaacatacaccctttgacggtatcctcttccaccaacacggtggtagcgatgaacaatacctgccatgtcagtgtctctctctaagtcctctgagaaaggctgaatataagatggctgtcaaatacccacacaccaattggctgacgtgctgtggcttgtgttcaattaaatcaatcatgcccaaggcctacaaatactattttcactacaacagaagcggtgaaaccatggactcaaaaggacctaatttcactgttgcagaaacccatgcactgctggagggtgttaagtgccattatgcctcaatagtaggaagctctgttgcaggtggaatggtgactaacaaaaggaagaaagacatttgggttgaaatcacccagaatgtaaatgcaatggggtCTGGCCAGAAGAGGACCTTGGAGCAAGTGAAATTTAGATCGAAGAATCTGAGGGCCAGAGCAACAAAAGACCTTGCTGaggcaaaaaacacccaaacaggcaacaaaccctttaagaaaggtgaatacacagatgtggttctggacattattggaggtgagaactctaaagctctgcatgggattcatggtgttgtaggggatggtgagcctacaattgtagaggaaagtgagccagttcttcctaatgcagaggaaacattcattctggatctcagccctattattgaagaacaacctggatcctcactggtagagccagcagtcacaggagctcagaaaagaggcttgaagcatcctttgccgaataataatgatgatgcctatgaatcacttcttaaacgagaaactgaaagagcagaagcgCAGATAttcctggcagaggaacaaatcaGACAAATCAAACTTCAGATCCGCCTCCTAAAAGCAGGGCTTGGAAAtgctggtctctcctcctcagatgaagaagaaccctgaacattctttatttcgttaacaattggatatttagccattttattttttaaagatgttttcaaaatatccactatgtatttgttaatgtatatttgttttttatttgttgtggttcagatgaggggtcataaaagtaattatttattataattattatttaatataatttaattaaagttaaattatgaatggaagtggatgtttatgttatttttgtgttttggctcaaaatgaacacttacagtgaccctatgttggctcttacttctacctgttctttacatagcccacattgtgatatgttgtcccatttagagcactgtaatccggatttggtaatcttgaaaactgtgtatctggatcagagtgatccagtccaatgttgctttgaaaaaccggcataaaagtaagatggattacctgatcctggataggaaaaaaggggatttccaaatgcggataattttgatccagattaaatgttttgaacaactggccctgTATTACTAAATCTGCACTGTCCACTAGCTGGGCCGGATGCCAGCTGCGAGTTCCTTGACGACTGACAGAGGATTGGACCAATAACAGCTCAGTGTTTCCAACATTCAGTGACGTTGTGTGTGACGTCAGTAAAGCGGAAGAACCGGTAGAGGCTTCACACGTTGATAAATCCATGCTACAAACAGTGTTTTGCTCCTCCTGAATGCGACGCGTTTTGGAAAGGTACAGTTCGTACATATTGGCGAAATTAAGTAAGAAGTGTGATAGCATTTGATTACGCATATTTTAAACACGGTAACTCTTGTCGAAATATATTATTGATCTGAATAACCAACATGGTTAGCCAGCGAGCTAACTGCAATGCATGTAGCGTTAGCTAACAGTactttattttgtaatattattattatattttacagcTGTAATATATTAAAGCGATCGATATGTCTACACTGGTATATTTTGGTTAGCTAACAAGGGATTGGCTGGGTCGTTTGATGAGTTACGTTTGTCTCATGTCAGGTGTGATCATGTCCAAGCAAACGCTGGGGAAGACGTTGTTGAGGAACGTAATCCGCCACACGGATGCTCACAATAAGGTGCGTTTGAGTTCATGTGTTTGTTAGACCTGGTTCATTAACCTGCTAAAACAATGACGGTGTAATGTAACAGCCTGGAAAAGTGCTTTGGAGAGTTTATTTCAATGAACAATTTGGAGGCAGTAGTTTGGGTTGCCGTTGAAGTGGAATGGCGTTAAACTGATTAAACTTACTTTACTTTGACTACCTGCATTCATATTATATGCAAGTAGTACATTTAAAGGTTTTAATTAGTATCAACGCAGTGTAGACTTATTTGTATGATTCACTTGCCTGACAAAGTGCAACCTTGctttacattaaaaacaacagtcCCCTCTGTTATAAAACATATATTAATTTAGCTTACTGATAAGTGACAGCTTTTGCACAAACTGAATGTTTCACCAACCAATTTGCAGGTCTGTTTGAGGCCTATATAACCTCTGTAAGTATTTTATTACTATATACCTCAATGTGTATTGAGGATCCAAAAACCACACTCACTATGTCACTATGAAAACGTTTGTCTGTGCCGTCTACTTACTCTTGTGGACCCACTGCAGATTcaggaggagacagaaatgTGGAAAACGCGAGACTGGCAGGTGCACACCTCCCACAACAAGCCAATGCCAGACACCAAGAGTGTGAGGTAAGAGCAGTAAATGTCGCACAAAAGCTAATATGGGAGTGTGCTTCACAATGTGACTCCTACGTTTAGTGAGCTGATACTGTATATTGCCATTTTGAGTATTTATTGTTGTGCGATGTTGTTTTTTCAGGGGGCAGATGCACTGTGATCGAACGTCAGATCAGCCTAGATATCTGAGTCAAAGCAGGAACCGAGTCTCAGAACATGATGACAGAGAGGCCCGGTACTGGAGTCGCAAACTGTATGAATTTGAGGCTGGTGATCCCGACAGGTACAGCAAATGGAGAAACCTCCATCTAACTATGCTTGTTTGTGCAAAAATATCAGAAGAGCCTATTTCTGGAAAGGTGAACATTGAATTGGTTTCCTTATTTGTATTCTAGACGTAGTTTGTTTCTCCATACTATAGTGTAAATATGGGGGAATTTAACATTGTTGCCATATTGATAATGTGTTCATGTCACAGGTGGGGACATAGTGGCTTCAAGGAGCTTTATCCTGAGGAGTTTGAAAGTGACAGGTAAGCAAAAATGCAACCCAACATCCAATTAGTACAAGATTTAGTATTGACCTTCCATGGAGTTGGGGCTcatgtgagagaaagaaaacatttacttACTACATTACCTAATGACGTTAGTTAAATGTAATTAATGCAATGTAATTTATCAAGTCCTCACATAACCTACTCGGTAATCtaaatttttttttggttttgatctattgatcaaaacaaaaaaaggcaggtTTGTAACATGTGCATCTTTATAATATCTATACATTAGATTATCTCTGCCTTCTCCATTTTCAGGTTAGTAAGCCAAAGCTGAGATAaccctgaaataaaaaatgaaataaaaaaatcaatgtcatACTTGAGAAAGCTCCTTCAGAAGACAACAGTTTCCACTCAAGTTGTGACTCATTTTGTTTAATTGATCCTTTCTTTAGTGAGAAAAAGGTTCGGCggcacaaaatgaaaaagtccAAGTCAGACCCAGAAGCGAGCTTatcaaaaaaatccaaaaaatCCTctcgaaagaagaaaaagaaaaagaaagatgaggagCAAAAGCGTAAGAAAGACGTGTGCTCAAGCAGCGACCAAAGCAGCAGTGACAGCAGTGCTACTAAAGACaagcagcagaggaaaaagaccaaaagtcgacataaaaacaagaaaactggaaaaaaacagcGGAGGGACGAAGACAGCAGCTCGAGCGACGGTGATGGCAaagaagaaagacagagagggactCAAAGGCGCAAAAAGCGAAAGCTGGACTGCCATAAAGAATCAGACTCTGGGCCGGACACAAAAAAGAGGAGCTGAAACTACTGTAAAGCAGCAGGGCAGCAAGGCTTAAGTGATGGTTCCTCAGATTGAgactgagagacagacacacagctcAGGTAACGACCGGGAAGAGATATTATTTTGTTCATCTTTACTTCCCAGAAGGCTTTTCTCTCTGCAGGGCCGCTCTGTATTATACTCTTTTAGACACCACCAAACCTATGCTGTCAGCCTTCTCTGTGGATTTTCTGCAAAGCAATACCTCATCCACCTCTGGACTCGAAGCACACTGGATGACTTCTGCGGTCGTGCAGCAGGAAAAGAGGAGAGCTGGGGTCTCCACCACCTGCCTCATTAACAACTCTGTCAGCTGCAGGCTCATTGATTGATCATTGACTGCGTGCCTCATGTGGGGACCTTCTGTTCTTAATTGAACACCGTTTTTTACGGCACGTTTTATTTACGAAGCGAGACCCATTTCCTCAACAACTGGGGGAAAATGCATTTgctctcattcatttttttagtaTCTTCTAATAATTGCATGAAGATTTTTTTCTTAGTAAAAAATACACGTctattttgctgtttttaataaaaagtcagtatatattttataaacaaTATGTGTAGGGTTTTTCTGTAGTTTTCTTATGGTCAACAAATGTTGCTTAAAGACCAAAACTAATAATATCCAACTAACTACTTTGCTCCATTTGCTTCCGGTACCATAAAACAAATATTGGGACAGGGTGAAGAAAGAGCGTGGGGGTGAAATGGCAAgggttttgtattttcatttgccTAAAGTATAGTCTGACCTTTCCGGAAGAGCAGAGAGGCTTTTATATGTTTCTTAGCGCAAACCTTTGCATTTACTAAACATCCAAAAGACATTAAGCACGTACAGAGGAGAGCATGTTCTACTTCTGGGCTGCGGTTTTATTAATGCGTCACACACATGTCCTTTTTGATATTGCGGTTTGAATCGGATCTAAGAGTGTGAAAAAGGTGTGGTATTCATTTTCAtaagaacaaagaaaacattgatAGCCCCAGGGGGTATATAAAGTCAGTATGTCTGTATTTCTTCCAAATACAGAAATGCAATAATGAAGTTTTAACTGTAGATAAGTGAGTTCATAAGTCACTTATTACCTTGAAATAATATCCTGTCAGAAAAATTATATTTTCTTATACAGAAGGCTTGTGATTTCTTTTGATCCGTCAAGCTGTTTCTTAAGAAATCCATAGAGCGGCTTCAAAGACGCAGTCTACCAGTCTTTTTTAAGCTGCAAGATATGTACTTTAATAAGCTGCTGTTCCTGAACAAAAATGATTAATTGAGGGTTTTTTAATTGAGAGTGAATTTAAAGCCTGGGAAAATTTtcaattacagaaaaaaatccaTTAACCTAAAAATTCCACAAACAACTATTTCAATCATATTAACATCACATTCTTTGCCGCCGGTCAGTTTTTTGCCTACAACTCGGTatacaacttttctttttttttttttttcaaacaacttGTTAAAAAGTAGTATCCATTTgccttgtgtgtatttttagataATCTGATACTAAAGGAAGTGCAGATAAAGTGTGCGAACTGGAGAAGCCTGCAGCACTTTACTGAGTGTGTCGATGGGCAAACTGTTGCATCTGAGCAGCAGACTGTGGGCTGTGTTGAGCTTGGCTGCAACTActaaaaccttaaaaaaaagctgaatggAATTCAGCTGCTCAAATGAGTGTTTACGGAGGTTTTGAAAACACATGGTAAGGTTAAAAAGCATTTGGAAAGAGGGCTCATCTTAAATTGAGTTGTGTTTTATAGCTGCATGATAAGGGGAATATTCACATTAcagacttacattgcatttgaacccatggtttacattttgcctggttGAGccattaggggtcaggtgtcttgctcagggacgctTCAACATGGCACAGGAGCAACCGGgtttcaaaccgccaaccttgtggttcccaattgcaccacactactccatgcgccaccaacGGCAATTCACTTATTCACTAAATGAAAACCCCTACGGCCAAAGTATTTATGTTCTTGCTGAATAGCAGATAACAATcctcatttgtatttgtatatggACCACAAAGCCATTCTTCAATGCAGGGTGGATTTTGACGTTTttaatgtacactcaccggccactttattaggtacacctgtccaactgctcgttaacacttaatttctaagcagccaatcacatggcggcaactcagtgcatttaggcatgtagacattgtcaagacaatctcctgcagttcaaaccgagcatcagtatggggaagaaaggtgatttgagtgactttgaacgtggcatgattgttggtgccagaagggctggtctgagtatttcagaaactgctaatctactgggattttcacgcacaaccatctctagggtttacagagaatggtccgaaaaagaaaaaacatccagtgagcggcagttctgtgggcggaaatgccttgttgatgccagaggtcagaggagaatggccagactggttcgagctgatagaagggcaacagtgactcaaataaccacccgttacaaccaaggtgggcataagagcatctctgaacgcacagtacgtcgaactttgaggcagatgggctacagcagcagaagaccacactgggtgccactcctttcagctaagaacaggaaactgaggctacaatttgcacaagctcatcgaaattggacaatagaagattggaaaaacgttgcctggtctgatgagtctggatttctgctgcgacattcggatggtagggtcagaatttggcgtctacaacatgaaagcatggatccatcctgccttgtatcaacggttcaggctggtggtggtggtgtcatggtgtggggaatattttcttggcactctttgggccccttggtaccaattgagcatcgttgcaacgccacagcctacctgagtattgttgctgaccatgtccatccctttatgaccacaatgtacccaacttctgatggctactttcagcaggataatgcgccatgtcataaagctggaatcatctcagactggtttcttgaacatgacaatgagttcgctgtactcaaatggcctccacaatcaccagatctcaatccaatagagcatctttgggatgtggtggaacgggagattcgcatcatggatgtgcagccgacaaatctgcggcaactgtgtgatgccatcatgtcaatatggaccaaactccctgaggaatgcttccagcaccttgttgaatccatgccacgaagaattgaggcagttctgaaggcaaaagggggtccaacccgttactagcatggggtacctaataaagtggccggtgagtgtattttcaATGTAACTAAAATACTTTACCTGGCACAAGTGACGATGTCCTTTTCACAATTTGTGGCAGTTTGTAAAAGATTGTAAAGGATCATCTGATTCTGACTACTGTTGCTGATTATAAAATGgtagcatgctaacacgctaagCTGTGATGGTTAACACGGCACACTTTACTTGCTCAACCTCAGGGTCCGAATTCCTTGTGGTTTGGAGTGTACTTTCACTGCTTTGTTCCCCGTCTGTACTTTCAGATACACTGCTGTTCGCCGACCCCTTCAGGCGCATGGGAGCTGTGTTGAGTATCAGCTGATGCAAATCAAACGGTTCCTGCTGCTTCGCACTACAAGCAAACCCGCAGGATGCTCTTATTGGGATTCTGCTCCATTTTGTCAGCAGATCAGTTTGACATATTGCAGGGAGGAAAAGCACAAACAGCTACTCTGAGCTGAAAAGGGCTGCAGTCGACAGGCTCTCACTGTGGTTAGTGAATAACACCGTCTTCACCTTGCTGTGTAGTACATGGCGTGGTCCCCCATTGGAAAATTTCCCAATTGTTATCATGTGAGCAGGTATAGTTCCAGAGCAGCATTGCAGAACTGTTAGTGGGGGTGTAGACTAACGAGTCGCCTTCAGCATGACATGCAAATTAATATATGCCACTCAATATATAAAAAACTAAATCTCATTATTCAGTGACTTTTCTTCAATGTCTATAACTGAAATTTGTAGACATTGGTCAAATGGTGCAGATGGTAGCAAGGTTAGGAAACAGCTTTTCAAAATACATCTTTGAATTGATGCACATTTCTCTCCCAATGAACTGGGAGTTAAGATTTTGAAATTTGTAACTAAACTTTTTGTAAAAGTTTAAGAATGTTAAAATCCGAACAATACAAGTGTAGCTATGCAAAGGTTCAAGGCTACTGGGAAACCAACATCAAAAGGATGCGATTGGAATCAAAGCGTTGCAGATTGGAGTCAATGATAACGAATGATGAATTTTGATGTATGCCAACCAGGAATGTGGTA
Encoded proteins:
- the nkapd1 gene encoding NKAP domain containing 1 isoform X1, producing the protein MRRVLERYSSYILAKLSVIMSKQTLGKTLLRNVIRHTDAHNKIQEETEMWKTRDWQVHTSHNKPMPDTKSVRGQMHCDRTSDQPRYLSQSRNRVSEHDDREARYWSRKLYEFEAGDPDRWGHSGFKELYPEEFESDSEKKVRRHKMKKSKSDPEASLSKKSKKSSRKKKKKKKDEEQKRKKDVCSSSDQSSSDSSATKDKQQRKKTKSRHKNKKTGKKQRRDEDSSSSDGDGKEERQRGTQRRKKRKLDCHKESDSGPDTKKRS
- the nkapd1 gene encoding NKAP domain containing 1 isoform X2, yielding MSKQTLGKTLLRNVIRHTDAHNKIQEETEMWKTRDWQVHTSHNKPMPDTKSVRGQMHCDRTSDQPRYLSQSRNRVSEHDDREARYWSRKLYEFEAGDPDRWGHSGFKELYPEEFESDSEKKVRRHKMKKSKSDPEASLSKKSKKSSRKKKKKKKDEEQKRKKDVCSSSDQSSSDSSATKDKQQRKKTKSRHKNKKTGKKQRRDEDSSSSDGDGKEERQRGTQRRKKRKLDCHKESDSGPDTKKRS
- the nkapd1 gene encoding NKAP domain containing 1 isoform X3, which produces MWKTRDWQVHTSHNKPMPDTKSVRGQMHCDRTSDQPRYLSQSRNRVSEHDDREARYWSRKLYEFEAGDPDRWGHSGFKELYPEEFESDSEKKVRRHKMKKSKSDPEASLSKKSKKSSRKKKKKKKDEEQKRKKDVCSSSDQSSSDSSATKDKQQRKKTKSRHKNKKTGKKQRRDEDSSSSDGDGKEERQRGTQRRKKRKLDCHKESDSGPDTKKRS